Part of the Juglans regia cultivar Chandler chromosome 14, Walnut 2.0, whole genome shotgun sequence genome, tattcaacctcctactattcatacaacctccacactccatattatttttaatttttatttttttttcttttattaaatatttattatataaataatgaataaaaaatttaaaataatttaaaaagaataaactcaaaaaaaaattttaaaaaaatattaaaaatttaaaaaatttaaaaaagtgtggagtgtggagtgtggtggaggttgtgtagaaaacctcataataataataataataataataataaggagaGGAGGAGGCCGCACAGCATATGATATTATGACTTAAATCAAGGATAGATACATAAATAGACACAAAAGTAGGGCCATTACCGCAAAAATCCCCAATATATTTCAGTTTTATAACCCACCCAACTTTTCAACAAACAccatccctctctccctctctctcactgtATTCCATTTCCAAGTTACCTCAGACcgctctctcctttctctctacCTTGCCAGGCTCCGCCGATATGTTTGGCGGAAATAAATTTCCCGTGAAATATAAGGGGAACCGAGTCCTGAGATCCGACCCGGATTCCACACTTTCCGGTATGGACTGACTTCCTTTGTTTAACGTTCGTTTATCTCTACAGAACATGTTATTTGGATCCGAACAGTCATACAATTTGGATCCGAATCAcgatattatttttcaatctgGATCCAACCGCACCTGTCTAATAGTAATGGAGTAACATATTTGCTCATTTCACTGTTCAACTTCAACCAAatgctttgttttttatttttatttttagttagcAACCGAATgcttttgttatgtttttaaattaaattgtgttaatttatactttttcatgaatttcaggTAACTCCGTTTGGATTGCGGGAAATCAGCCAAGAATATATTCCGTAAAAGCAATATAGCTCGGCGGTGTCACCAGAAGTCTGAATCTTATACAGACGATGCGCGTGTTTCCATAATCGACTCACTTGAGCTGAGATTGCGGTAAATGTGAAAATACTTGTCCATCAAAGTTGCATCaatggaattttcttttttctgagtatactttatttgttatattgatGGAAAGAATAAACACATGGAGACCGACTGCGTGCAAAGCTCGGTTTTTGTTTTCGGAGTACTGGGACAAGATTTAGAAACTGTGGTATAGAAGAAGTTTTTGGGAACCGTTTGCCaagatttaattttgtttgagaaagTAGCTTTCTTTTGTTGGGGGGTATAGTGGAGATTTGCTTTTAATATAACAAACAAAGCTTGCTAGGATTATTTCTGTGGAGGAAGCGGAGGGGAGGAGGGAGGTGACTGCTATTTCGGACATGAGTTCATGGGGAGGAGTGAATGATGGTCGACCCAGATTTGGACCAAGTGATTTGCTTCTCCCGGGCCTTGTTGATGATGTCGCATTGAATTGCCTTGCTCTGGCAAGTAGATCGGACTACACATCCTTATCTTGTATTAATACAAAGTTTAATGGTATAATTAAAAGTGGGTGTTTATATGGGTTGAGAAAGCAGATGGGGATTGTGGAGCACTGGGTATATTTACTTTGTGATCCAAGAGGGTGGGAAGTGTTTGATTCTGTGAGAAAGAAATGGATGACGTTGCCTAGAATGCCTTGCGATGAGTGTTTCAACCATGCCGATAAGGAGTCCTTGGCTGTGGGTAGTGAATTGTTGGTTTTTGGTCGTGAGTTCTTGGATTTTGCTATTTGGAAGTATAGTTTGATTTGTCACAGCTGGGTCAAGTGCCAAGGGATGAACCGCCCTCGCTGTTTGTTCGGGTCAAGTAGCCTTGGTTCAATTTCTGTTGTTGCAGGAGGGACTGATAAACACGGCAATGTTTTGCAATCTGCTGAATTATATGACTCTTCATCTGGTACATGGGAAATGTTACCCAGTATGCACACACCACGTAGATTGTGCTCTGGTTTTTTTATGGATGGCAAATTCTACGTGATTGGTGGGATGTTAAATCCTGCTGTTCCATTGACCTGTGGGGAGGAGTATGATCTTCAGACAAAGAAATGGAGGAAAATCGAGGATATGTATCCATTTGCCAATGGGGCTAGTCAGGCTCCTCCTCTTGTGGCAGTTGTGGATAACCAGTTGTATGCAATCGAGCATTCGACCAACATGGTGAAGAAGTACGACAAAGTGAAGAAGACCTGGGATGTGTTGGGAAGGCTTCCAGTGAGGGCTGATTTAGCAAATGGCTGGGGCCTTGCTTTCAAGGCCTGTGGAGAGGAGCTTCTGGTTGTGGGCGGCCAAAGAGGCCCAGAGGGTGAAGGAATTGTGCTGAACTCTTGGTGTCCCAAATCAGGGGTCAATAATGGAACCTTGGACTGGAAGGTTCTGGGTGTGAAGGAGCATGTTGGTGTGTTTGTGTACAACTGTGCTGTTATGGGTTGTTAAAGATGTCTTGGATTGACTGAAAGGGAAGTACCATATCTGCGATTCAATCAGGCTTTTCAGGGTGCTTCTATGTGCATTTATCATATTGACTAGAATTAATTGTCATCAAGATAGCTTTAAAAttaggttttcttttcttaacaTGCCTGTATTCTGACAGGTTTCTGCTTTTACATTtctgcattttattttcttttgggaGGCACTAAGTAGAGTCACTTTGTGATCTTTGTTTGCTGTCCTAACTTTCAAAGTTCATCCACAGCCAACTTATTTATACCAATAAATTGAAAAGCCTTTTTACAGAATTATCTGATGTTCAATGTTTGGTGCTTGCTCTTGTATGCATCATgttcttttcaattttactGCAAGTTTTTTCACCAagagaatgagaatgagtacaTCTTGCCTATGTTAGAAACATAATCATACTTAAGAACTTTGTTTCTAGCATTTATTAACTTTTGCTTcaattgttttctatttttgattGTCTAATttgttcataatattttaaactttcatctaaaatcaaaaGTCTTTGCAAAGTTGTGGGGCATCGCTCTGAAAAATCTTTACCTTATATGCTGTAATTCAGAATTCTAGATCTTTACCTTTTGTTCAGTACTTCAATAATTCAACGGGTGTGGTGAATTTGGCTGAAATGTTGAAGTTTATAAATACCAGCTTATGGGGGTACAATTGCTTGCTTGAGTTTTCAGCTCAGTGACACTCCCAAGCCTGATTGGACTAATTTTGTGATTATGGTGCGAACACGTGACTAGTATTTTCACTTCACGTTGATGTGGGTTTAAAGACGGGCGAGCATGTTCTGAATGATCTGTGGCCACAGGTTGTAGTGTTTCCACAAAATGACTTGAGCTGGAAATGACCAAACTAAAATGCTTAAAATCCCATCTTGTCTTGGGGCATGCTTTTCAGGGTTTATTGTATTTTCCATTGCAACAGTTGAAATTGTTGGGAATTATTGGAGAAAGGAAATGATTTTCACACTGAGATACTCTTACTATACTATACTGATTTGACTGTTTTAGGTCGCTTTGAGTTGAGAATGATAGATGCATGACTATTTTCTTCAAttgtttatttacttattttaataCTTAAGAGAGTACCTCAGAGTTGTGGATGGAAGACTTTGCACTCCTTCGATTCGATTatgcttttttaattaattttaatgggcCCGTGAACTATTTATACACAGTGAAAGGTACAAAAGCATTACTATTCGGATACAGTGTTGCAATAAAATCAATCGATGCGACCTTTTGTCTTACTTGTGCTCTCACTTATTGTGTGTCCACTCGGCCGGTTCTTACTGGATCCGTCTGCCCGTACGATTAATCGGtggatttcttttccttttttatttttcttatacattttaaatttatatataaatatatgttgaattaaataatttacgTTTGTTGTCCTTTTCTCGCCGTAATTAGATTTCTCCTACTTCCTCTTGTCCTGTTTGATTTTACTGTCGATCTCAATTCATGTAATCTTATTTTATcgcaatatttaaatattaatattttttaacttttaaattttaatttttttatctaatcattatttaattattataattttttttaaatttttaaataaaaatataaaaaataattcaacttttttaaatttaataacaaaaaatattaaaaaattatattataacaatattttaattttataatatttttattcaatatttctatttcctttttcaaaatttcataaaatatctcaactcaaattatttcattactattcacatatttttcatttcatcttatttgtgtaaccaaacgataTTGCCAATCGGCCCCacatctctctcactcactcactcactcactctctctctctctcataaaagTTCAAAGGTTTTCCAGATCTAATTTTTACCGGAGGAAGAGGAGGCCTTCTCCTCCTTCCCTCCTTCCTCCATTTATTCATATTGTCTATCAATGTTTCTTTTGCTtagtttattttactttcttcaaGATCGAAAAAGATAGATTTACAGCTTTCCGATAACTACTGAGAGGCACTCATGACATAAAACAGATTCACAGGTCGAAAATTGTTCGAAAGAAAGTGGTGGTTTTGCAAAAATCATTATGCGTGGTTCTCATGCACCGCCTACATCTGTGCGTGGTCCTCACATACCATCCATTCCGGCAACTCTTCTCGACACACGCACTAAATCACCGGACTCATTACCACCCGACCTTTCAGATCtgacatttatagatgaaaAAAGACAAATGTGTTGCATTCACAGGCCTccacaaatttcaaaatctacCGAAGTTAGTCCAAACTGTAATTCGTCATTTTTAGTATCTTTTTTACTAATTTCCTTTTtggtttctttattattaattaaaataaaaaaaaaaaagaattcgtCTCTC contains:
- the LOC108990100 gene encoding F-box/kelch-repeat protein At5g60570; translated protein: MSSWGGVNDGRPRFGPSDLLLPGLVDDVALNCLALASRSDYTSLSCINTKFNGIIKSGCLYGLRKQMGIVEHWVYLLCDPRGWEVFDSVRKKWMTLPRMPCDECFNHADKESLAVGSELLVFGREFLDFAIWKYSLICHSWVKCQGMNRPRCLFGSSSLGSISVVAGGTDKHGNVLQSAELYDSSSGTWEMLPSMHTPRRLCSGFFMDGKFYVIGGMLNPAVPLTCGEEYDLQTKKWRKIEDMYPFANGASQAPPLVAVVDNQLYAIEHSTNMVKKYDKVKKTWDVLGRLPVRADLANGWGLAFKACGEELLVVGGQRGPEGEGIVLNSWCPKSGVNNGTLDWKVLGVKEHVGVFVYNCAVMGC